In a genomic window of Roseiflexus castenholzii DSM 13941:
- a CDS encoding carbon-nitrogen hydrolase family protein, with product MRLCAAQIRPVMGDIARNAARHFEIVDLAVACHADLVFFPELSLTGYAPPLATSLASSAADPCLNALQQRSDAHNIVIGAGLPIAADSGVQIGMVWFVPDAPRRVYAKQQLHVDEMSCFVPGSEQIILEVAGWRLAPALCYESLQMNHADGAARLGAEVYLASVAKPAGNLAKAMLHYPAVARRHAMYVIMANCTGPCDDFVSVGQSAVWNSRGERLAHMGSDSEGVVMLDVDSGTASVHEIAGGSRTRE from the coding sequence ATGAGACTGTGCGCCGCTCAGATACGACCTGTCATGGGCGATATTGCAAGAAATGCTGCGCGGCATTTTGAAATCGTCGATCTTGCTGTCGCCTGCCACGCCGACCTGGTGTTCTTCCCGGAGCTGTCGCTGACGGGTTATGCGCCCCCGCTTGCAACGTCGCTCGCCAGCAGCGCCGCCGATCCTTGTCTTAACGCATTGCAGCAGCGTAGCGATGCGCATAACATCGTCATTGGCGCAGGTCTGCCGATTGCCGCCGATTCCGGCGTCCAGATCGGTATGGTCTGGTTCGTGCCAGACGCGCCGCGTCGCGTGTACGCAAAGCAACAATTGCACGTCGATGAAATGTCCTGCTTCGTGCCGGGCAGCGAACAGATTATTTTGGAGGTCGCAGGCTGGAGACTGGCGCCGGCTCTATGCTATGAGTCGCTCCAGATGAACCATGCTGATGGCGCAGCTCGTCTGGGCGCAGAGGTTTATCTCGCCAGCGTCGCCAAACCCGCAGGCAATCTGGCGAAAGCGATGCTGCATTATCCCGCAGTCGCTCGCAGGCATGCCATGTACGTCATCATGGCGAACTGTACGGGTCCATGCGACGACTTTGTGAGCGTTGGTCAGTCGGCTGTATGGAATAGCCGTGGGGAGCGGCTCGCGCATATGGGCAGTGACTCGGAGGGGGTGGTGATGCTGGACGTGGACAGCGGAACTGCAAGCGTTCACGAGATTGCCGGTGGGTCAAGAACACGAGAGTAA
- a CDS encoding RtcB family protein codes for MFQIIDGIPVWGEHDEATIEQIRRCARDPEAVKAALMADGHVGYSMPIGGVVAYRDAVSPSGVGYDISCGIKGVRTNLRADDIRKDIGKIMDQVAREVVFGVGSTSGKAANHPLFDDPTWRDIPEVGKLRQMAREQLGTVGSGNHWVDILEDEEGWVWVAAHFGSRGLGHRIASGFLNLAHGRPFDAPAPGESMQQPATVISLRRDLGQAYWQAMTLAGRYAYAGRDFVVQQVLDILGAQVTEEVHNHHNYAWKEKVNGEELIVVRKGATPAWPGQRGFVGGSMGDISVVVEGVESEESRLGLHSTIHGAGRVMSRIQAAGKRRWVKRNGRRVQEVVKPGKITREMMLEWLRREGVELRGGGTDESPHVYRRLPEVLKHHANTIKIVHTLKPMGVAMAGEDVFDPYKD; via the coding sequence ATGTTTCAGATCATCGATGGCATTCCGGTCTGGGGCGAACACGACGAAGCCACCATTGAGCAGATTCGCCGCTGCGCCCGCGATCCCGAAGCGGTCAAGGCGGCGCTGATGGCGGATGGGCATGTCGGCTACAGTATGCCGATTGGCGGCGTTGTCGCCTACCGCGACGCCGTCAGTCCCAGCGGCGTCGGGTACGACATTTCCTGCGGCATCAAAGGGGTCCGCACCAACCTGCGCGCCGATGACATTCGCAAAGATATCGGCAAGATTATGGACCAGGTGGCGCGCGAAGTAGTCTTCGGCGTTGGCAGTACCAGCGGCAAAGCTGCCAATCATCCGTTATTCGACGACCCGACCTGGCGCGATATTCCAGAGGTCGGCAAACTGCGCCAGATGGCGCGTGAGCAGCTCGGCACCGTCGGTTCAGGAAATCACTGGGTCGATATTCTCGAAGACGAGGAAGGATGGGTGTGGGTTGCGGCGCACTTTGGCAGCCGGGGTCTCGGGCATCGCATTGCGAGTGGCTTCCTCAACCTGGCACACGGACGACCGTTCGATGCTCCGGCGCCGGGTGAGTCGATGCAGCAGCCGGCGACGGTCATCTCGCTGCGGCGCGACCTGGGACAGGCGTACTGGCAGGCCATGACGCTCGCCGGACGCTATGCGTATGCCGGGCGCGACTTCGTGGTGCAGCAGGTGCTCGACATCCTGGGCGCTCAGGTGACCGAAGAGGTTCACAACCACCACAACTACGCCTGGAAAGAAAAGGTCAACGGTGAGGAACTGATCGTCGTGCGCAAAGGCGCTACACCTGCCTGGCCCGGTCAGCGTGGCTTTGTCGGCGGTTCGATGGGAGACATCAGCGTGGTGGTTGAAGGAGTGGAGAGCGAGGAGTCGCGGCTTGGACTGCACAGCACTATCCACGGCGCCGGGCGCGTCATGAGTCGCATACAGGCGGCTGGCAAGCGGCGCTGGGTGAAGCGCAACGGTCGGCGGGTGCAGGAAGTCGTCAAGCCGGGCAAGATCACCCGTGAAATGATGCTCGAATGGCTGCGCCGCGAGGGAGTCGAACTGCGCGGCGGCGGCACGGATGAGAGTCCGCACGTTTACCGCCGCTTGCCGGAGGTGCTGAAGCA
- a CDS encoding nucleotidyltransferase domain-containing protein, translating into MTLCPQDLAVLRDILRQYDQARVFGLRATGAAGRTSDVDLAITAPDMSSSAWHDFCEALECAPIIDELDIVREEDVVEERLREAMQRDEVVMYQSGDGESRTEP; encoded by the coding sequence GTGACGCTGTGCCCACAAGACCTGGCTGTTCTGCGCGATATTCTGCGCCAATATGACCAGGCGCGCGTCTTTGGTTTGCGCGCCACCGGCGCCGCCGGACGCACATCCGACGTTGATCTGGCGATTACTGCACCGGATATGAGCAGCAGTGCGTGGCACGATTTCTGCGAAGCGCTCGAGTGCGCGCCGATCATTGATGAATTGGATATTGTGCGCGAAGAGGACGTGGTCGAAGAGCGGTTGCGTGAGGCGATGCAGCGGGATGAGGTTGTGATGTACCAATCGGGCGATGGGGAGAGTCGCACAGAACCATGA
- a CDS encoding HAMP domain-containing protein, with product MRSIRTVWLTILLLFALLPMLVVGGVLSWIGRDLQIRQALSIQHEIAERSEALVVNFVEEALLEANILVRTPAFVNGSPEQQRALLSQTLFERNLFDSLVIADAAGVERLGVSRLGIARPDQLTNRASDPMFAAAVSTEQPTFGELRTHPLNGELLLPIALPYRFPGAASVTGVLFAEARMSRVIEQVVNIPVGMNGAVTLFNRNGQVIAHRNRDLIGRTVALPVTDEPQTLSGAAGTIVLMTLRDVVTGDYILRIAVEQPVDEVYQPFVQNLQIIAALVALTASAAVVGSMIVVQTITRPILRLAHVSEAISVGDLSQRVPVTRRDEIGLLQQNFNRMAENILAQQTALAARNAELEQSFQAQRRLFETVQQLSTPLLPVWEGVVVMPIIGHVDAERGRAILDALLHGIAERRARVAILDITGIATVDTSVIAILTRMMQASALIGATPMLAGISAVTAHLMVQEGAADLKVQTYRTLQSAIMAAIEGDRPFPLRVSNGRQPRTG from the coding sequence ATGCGCAGTATTCGGACGGTGTGGTTGACCATTTTGCTCCTCTTTGCGTTGTTGCCCATGCTCGTTGTTGGTGGTGTTCTCTCCTGGATCGGGAGAGACCTGCAAATCCGGCAGGCGCTGAGCATTCAGCATGAGATTGCCGAACGCAGCGAGGCGCTTGTGGTGAACTTTGTCGAAGAGGCGCTTCTGGAGGCGAACATACTGGTGCGCACACCCGCCTTTGTGAATGGATCGCCGGAACAGCAGCGCGCATTGCTGTCGCAGACGCTCTTCGAGCGCAATCTGTTCGACAGCCTCGTCATTGCGGATGCAGCCGGCGTGGAACGGTTGGGCGTCTCGCGTCTTGGCATCGCGCGCCCCGATCAACTGACCAACCGCGCGTCCGATCCTATGTTTGCCGCAGCGGTGAGCACGGAACAACCGACGTTTGGCGAACTGCGGACCCATCCGCTCAACGGCGAATTGTTGTTACCTATCGCACTGCCGTACCGCTTTCCCGGCGCCGCGAGCGTCACGGGCGTCCTGTTTGCCGAGGCGCGTATGAGCCGGGTGATTGAGCAGGTCGTCAACATACCGGTCGGTATGAACGGCGCCGTCACGCTCTTCAATCGGAACGGGCAGGTTATTGCCCACCGTAATCGCGACCTGATCGGGCGAACCGTGGCGCTGCCGGTGACAGACGAACCGCAGACTCTGAGCGGCGCGGCCGGCACGATTGTCCTCATGACCCTGCGCGATGTCGTGACGGGCGACTACATCTTGCGCATTGCCGTCGAACAACCGGTGGATGAGGTCTATCAACCATTTGTTCAAAATCTCCAGATTATCGCAGCACTGGTGGCGCTGACCGCAAGTGCGGCTGTGGTGGGCAGTATGATCGTTGTTCAGACGATCACCCGCCCGATTCTGCGCCTTGCCCATGTGAGCGAAGCGATCAGCGTCGGCGATCTGTCGCAACGGGTTCCAGTCACGAGGCGTGATGAGATCGGACTATTGCAGCAGAACTTCAATCGGATGGCGGAGAATATTCTTGCGCAGCAAACGGCGCTCGCTGCGCGCAACGCCGAACTCGAACAAAGTTTCCAGGCGCAGCGCCGGTTGTTCGAGACGGTGCAGCAACTCTCAACACCGCTGCTGCCGGTGTGGGAAGGAGTGGTGGTGATGCCGATCATCGGGCACGTGGACGCCGAACGCGGTCGGGCAATCCTCGACGCCCTGTTGCACGGGATTGCCGAACGACGCGCGCGGGTCGCTATTCTGGACATTACCGGCATCGCCACTGTTGATACGTCAGTGATCGCCATACTGACGCGCATGATGCAGGCATCTGCGCTGATTGGCGCAACGCCGATGCTGGCGGGCATCTCGGCAGTGACGGCGCACCTGATGGTGCAGGAGGGGGCCGCCGACCTGAAGGTGCAGACGTATCGCACGTTACAGAGCGCAATTATGGCTGCCATTGAAGGAGATCGCCCCTTTCCTTTGCGGGTCTCGAACGGAAGACAGCCACGCACCGGATGA